The Brassica napus cultivar Da-Ae chromosome C7, Da-Ae, whole genome shotgun sequence genomic interval TTCAAAGATCAAACTCTGTTTCCCTCTCTTGACCCGAAGATTTGCCTCATTCAAAGCTAGGAAGAAATCGGTGATCGAAAAGGCGGCAGTCGATGGGGAGCTAAGAGTTTTCATCGTAGCTGGCGAAGTCTCCGGCGACAACATCGGCTCTCGTCTTATGTGCTCCCTCAAAAAGCTCTCTCCTTTACCCCTCCGTTTCCATGGAGTTGGAGGGTAAGCAAGCAAGCAAGCGTGTCTGGGTTTGAAGGAAAATTGAAATCTCTCGTATATTAAATTAACTCGATTGGTATTTATACTGTAAGATCAATGATGTGCAAGCAAGGATTGACTTCCTTGTTTCCCATGGAGGATTTGGCTGTAATGGGTTTGTGGGAGCTTTTGCCCCATCTTTATAAGTTCCGTgtgagtcttttttttttttttttttttttccttttgagttTAATGTCTTTTTTGATATAAGCAACTTTAGTTTACTTCTTGAGATTGCAGGTGAAGTTGAAGGAGACGATTGATGCTGCAGCTATGTTTAAGCCACACGTTGTTGTGACTGTTGATTCAAAGGGCTTCTCTTTCCGTCTACTTAAACTGTTAAGAGGTACACAAACAGAAGCTTGTTTCTTTAGGCTTGTAAGAGAGAATCAATGAGGTTTATTTGAACATGGTCTATTTAACAATGGCAAGCTTAATCTGACCCTAGTCTCTAGGATAATGCCCTTAGAAATGGCTTTTAATAGCTAAGATATCATGTAGGACAATGGAGGAAtggtttttttttggctttgcAGCTAGATATAATCAGCAACACCTGGAGAATTCTCCCGTGCATTTTCATTATGTGGCACCGTCGTTCTGGGCCTGGAAAGGAGGAGAATCAAGGCTTGGAGGTCTGTCTGAGTTCGTTGATCATCTTTTCTGCATTCTTCCCAACGAGGAAAGGGTTTGTAGGGAGCATGGGGTGGAAGCAACCTTTGTTGGACATCCCCTTCTTGAGGATTCTTCTGTACGCATCTCTCTCTACTTTTTCTTCAGTTTCCATGATACTTCTCTTGGATTCCTTAGTGTTCTTTGTTGATACAGGTGAGAACCTGCAAACCTCAGGAATCGAAGCTTGAGGGCTTGAGCAAATACTCGCTGCCATCTGGTAATGTGAATGATTACATTGGTTTTATCTATTTTTGTTGATTTTCTGATTGTTctcctgctgcattcatgaaagaAGACTCCACGGTTATTTCGGTTCTACCTGGGAGTAGATTACAAGAAGTTGAAAGAATGCTACCAATATTTTCCAAAGCAATGAAGCTACTCCAAGACCCGTTTCCTAACCTATTAACGCTCATCCACGTTGCATCCAACTGTCAAGTTGATCACTACATTGGTAAATCTCTCCATCGGTGGCCAGTTCCAGCAATACTAGTCCCTAGTGGATCCAATCAACTTAAATATGATGCCTTTGGtgtaagtctctctctctcgggGTAGCTTGGTGTCTCTTCTGTCTTGCTCGTCTCATTGGTGGTGTTCCATAATAACAGGTGAGTCAAGCTGCGTTATGCACTTCAGGAACAGTTGCTGTTGAGTTGCAGCTTGCTCGTCTACCTTCCCTTGTAGCTTACCGAGCACATTTTTTAACAGAGCTGTTCATTCGTTACAAAGCCAAGATTCCTTGCATTTCTCTCCCAAACATTTTGCTTGACTCCCCAATCATTCCTGAAGCTTTGTTTCGAGCTTGCAACCCTTCTAATCTCGCCTTGATACTCGagtaatatttctttttctttatttctgcCCAATTTGACTGTATATTTGAGAAATGAGCATCATCATGATGATCTGAGATTGTAGGAGACTGCTATTGGATGAAGAGATGAGAGAAAAACAAATTGTTGCTGCTGAAAAGTTGGCACGGCTCTTGCATCCATTAGAAAGCGGAATGAGCAGCAAATTGGTTCATTACAGTGATTTAGATTCTCATCGATATACACCAAGCAATCTAGCAGCTTCGACTATTCTCAGTTATGCCAAGCGATAGATGAATGTTTCTTGCTTGCAAGTATGCCATCCTTCACTGTTGTTATATAACGGATTTTGTTTCTATAACCTCCACTCCAATCTGCATTCTTTTTTTCAATTATCAAAGAGGCAAAGAGAGATAGATGCAAAACAACAAAGATTCATCTTATGTAATCTCTCAAACCCCAAACTCTCGCAAGCATGCAACAATATCCATGtacaattaaaaaaaggaaacagaATGTTTTTTTGGTTGGAATATTCTTGCAAGAGAGATATTTTGGTATTAAGAGCCACCCATGATAGTATCATCGCCTGTTGTTGGCTTTGGTGGAGCTGCTCCAAAAGTGAATCCTTGAGGAATACTTGAAGCAGGGGACGAAAATATAGAAGCAGCAGAAGTATTGTTGAACACAGGGACTTGCGCTTGACTATTATTATTAACCTTAGGGAAACCAAACCCAAATGTTGGAGGATCGTTGATGTTCATCGCCGCCATCATCCCTTCTCTTGATCCAAGTATAGTCCGCTCAAACGCCTCCAGTTGTTGGTAGAACTCTGTGggaaaaaagaacaaaataaagAGTGTAAATAAACAGAGCAGTTTCGAGAACAATCAAGTTAAAATCTAAAAGTGTGAGTTAGTAGTTGCCTGGAGTTATGTCAATTGTGGGTCTCCGTTGCCTAACCCACTGATGACTCTCAGCGAGTCTCCACCCTTTACGTTTCATCAAGTACGCTACAACAACCGCTGGTGATCTgttaaaagtgaaaaaaaacacacatcatgacaaaaaaaatcagttttaaaTCTGTAATAGCAGAGAAGAAAACACTTTATGAGACATAGTAAGTTAAGCAACTAAGTAAGACTTATAGTTGGAGTTGAATGATAAATGATACTCACCTGCTTTTTCCTGACATGCAGTGCACAAGAACACGTGCCTTGTCCTTCTCACATTGGTCTACAGAGTAAAATCAAACagaatacaaataattaaacaaagatCAATGCTTTGGAgctagaaatatatatatatatatatatatgaataaaacCTAGGAACTGGATAGCATCATCGAACTGTAAGACTTTCTCATCAGAGAGGCAATGGTAAGTGAATGAGTTCCTGTAGAGATTCTGGCACATAGGAACCGTCTGTTCGAACAAAAGCAGGATTAATGTTAATGTTCGATACTTTATAAAACACTCAAGTAGTAATATAGCAAGTATATGGGGAAAAAAAGTAGCGGGTACATGATAACTGACAAGCAAGATAACCGAAGATTCATCTAGACTCTCTTATGTTTCTTTCAGCAAACCAATTTAATAACTTGGTTAAGTCTAACCAATTCAATGATTAGATTGAGATTAAACCAATTATACACAGCTAATTCACAAACTTTAACCTAATTAAGCTTAAAGCTCTTACAGATTCATAACAAAACCAGCAAGGATATTCAATGATCCGGGTAACAACAAACCAATCCAATGATTAGACTGAGATTAAATCGATCACACAAGCTAAATTCACAAATTCGATGACTCGGTTAAGACTAAACCAAATCAATGATTTAAATTGAGGATAAACTAAATACACAATCCTTGAGCTAATTCAACAGATTCATGACAAAGAAACTGACATTAAGAACGCGAGAAATTCCCTGAGTCTTGAGAACCTCAGAACGAGAGGCGTTGTCGTAGCTTCCGAGGTAGAGAAACTCCGGCAAGATCTCCGTCGGAAAAGCGCTCAACTGGACTTGCGGAGCCGCGACATCGGAGGAATCAGGCTTACGATGGCCACAGATTCCGCAGACTTCTCCTTCCTCGTACTTGTGATAGTGCCCACAAAGCGAACAAGGGTTCTCTCGCTCTCTCTTCCTCATAATTCAATTTGGGGGAGGGAAGATACTGGTTAAGGTTAGATTTACTGATCAAGAAACCCAAGATCAGGTCATATCACGAACCAGAGGCAAAGGAATCGAATAGGGCGTTCAGTTAAGGATCTAGGGCTAATAGAAAGATGAAAAGATTGAATCTTTTTGCATAAACGAAATAATCGGGAAGGAGAAGAGAGGGAGGGAGACTTGAAGGAGTTTTGGGTTTCCGCCAGAGGAGAGAATAAAACAAATCATACGACTTGTCCTcttctcttgcttcttcttctctgaCTCGCCTAGAAACAGTTTGGATAGAGACCTAACACGTGGGTGGGGTATTGGATTTAGAAATCTGATAGAATTCGAAGAAATTATAGTTTCCATTAAATTCTACTTATATTCAATTGTGTATTTTATCAATTCTTTTAAATTCTTGTGTTATTCAATTGCGTATTTTACCAATTCATTTAAATTCCAGTGTTATTCAATATTTGCTAGATTTAATAGGAATGTTATTTGAAaggaatttaataaaaaatgtaacgtAAAATGCAAATGATCAATTCCTTACTTTTATGAAGGGATTTGTTATTTTTAGAGCCAACTTGTCCCACGGTAACCCACTACGTCTTTAGAAGATATATCACCTACACCAGCCCAATTCCATGTCTCTCCTCTTCCAAAATCGGAACCGAAAAACTGAActataaccaaaccaaattatTCGAAACCAAAACCGGACCGCCTAAAATACCTGAATGGtttctatatttctatatctGAATAACCAAATCGGAAacgaaaccgaaccgagaaccgaacggtaCCCGAATATCCGAAAAAACAAGTTTCAACactttgatataaaataaaatgtcatcAGTTTCACTCAACCCGAATGCCCATGGCTAGTTCACCCAAAAAAATtcctttagtaaaaaaaatatatctacaaaaagtaaaattttcccaagtgttttattttggtaaaaaaatatctaagagTTAACTACTAGTTGTGTATTTTTTCGTTATCATTCATAGCGTTAGTATTACCATTTTAATTCCATCAAATTAATTTACATTCACTTAAATTCTATGGCAAAAGGTAAACATAAGAATTAGACAATTGCATTAAAATctcataaaatcatttaaaatactGGAAAAGTTATTACATGCgaattctttcaaattcttgAATTCAATACCACCCCGTGGAGTCAGATTTGTGTCAATCTCCTAATACTTGTCTAGTAGATATTTGCTATATCTACATTTATTGCAGATTTACCTTTTTCATAAATTTGCAAAGTTTTTTTCCTTTGCTTAGTAACTTTTTCCTTATTTTTATCTGCTGAAAATAGGTACAatcttgcatatatatataaactagtgagataaaatatttcaatttaattaataaaaacaatatactTCTGAAAAATCTCagcataaattttatttacaaatttgtaTATcttaaatttactaaaataacatAACTATGATAtcttttgattgattgattgattaattaatattaaattttgatacatgtaaaattatttttatttttactattaaaatttagGGTAAATCTATCAAAAGATTATAGGGTGTATTGAAATAagagttttaggtgatttgtataaaaattacaaatccACTTTATTCAAAcaagaattttaaaaactcatttaaaatctaCTGTTATTGAACTTGACATTCCATAAAATACTCTGAAATCTATTGAAATCCAcaattattgaaaatattttaagtggttgagttttaaagttttcaaatgattttagagtgtttgggaggagtttcttagttaaaaatattaaaactaaagggggtgtattcaatctaaattttgaggtgatttgatttttaatgaggttttagatgatttcaaaGAATtgcagaaaataaaatattttttgttaaaccaTTCGAGAATATCATCTAAAACCATgagatttgaattttaattattttaactaagaaactccaccaaaacactctaaaatcacttgaaaactttaaaactccacaacttaaaatattttcaataacagtagatttcagagtactttataaaatgtcaagttcaataacactggattttaaatgagtttttaaaattcatgtttcaaaAACAGTGTATTTGTCATTTTGAcacaaatcacctaaaactctcAATTGAATACATCCCCCTAAAATCTCACGATTTTAGGTGATATTCTAGAGTActttaacaaaaatcactttaatatttgtaatttattaaaatcatctaaaacctctttaaaaatcaaatcaccttAAACTTTAGATTGAATACATCCTCCTAAAATAGGGTTTTGACCAAATGTACCATTATGtctttactttataaatatataaatataaataaatatgagtaattttctcaaatagactatttttaagtttttgtcacaaaaagaactctccaaaaataaccaaaataagttttattaaagaggcAAAATACTCTTATACcctagataaataaatataattaacgaactaacataataaaaaaattatagtatcgaattatttgttttcaaattcaaacttaaaaaaaaacaattttgaaattgtgattttcaaagaaaaaattcaaattttctcTATGAAATTCGAAAATGCTTTTGAatctattttcaaatttttatttttaaacttttaatattttataaattttagttttaaactcaccccttaactctaaaccctaaggtttagattagttaaccctagagaaataaatgtatatttatatttttaattaaacattttggtcattttgaacATAAGGGACTATATTGTGACAACTTTTTTAAGGCTATCTAAGAGTATTTctcaacaaatatttaaataaataattttttttttaaatcagaaaaaacTTCTCTTTTTCAATTCAaactttttcgatttttttacaattttttccatttttttaaactatttatttttttttaaatttgaaatattaatttttactttCTTAAAATCCAAAACCCCACCCATCAAATCTAAATCGTAAGTCTAGATTAGCTAACCTAaagatataaatgtttttttacgtttttaaaggaatattttggtcatttttatcgTAGTGTGTGCcatatttatgataaaaattgtTAATGGTATCCAAcgaaatatcattaaaatttaaatgtataatcttaGGTAAACCAATTTATATATCTTAATTTCATTTACAATATATAAGTGGGTGTTGATGTGTTAAtagcaattttaaaattagttttcatcattttaacacttatatttaagtgtttacaatcaatttttgaatacgATGTCATCCTAACAAATCGCTAGGGAATGAAaattatcccttatatattaaaggagaaccATTGTAATAAATACGTTCACACTAAAGTGGACACATGTCACGTGTAGAAAAATTgcaataaatgtgttcacacaaAAATGAATACATGTCACATGTAGAGACTTTCTCagccaaactctacataaatatgtctatactatgtattttacgtttttttaatataaaactcatatgaatggttcttctttacgttatttttactatatacgaatagagctggacaaattattcataaatttttattcgattcgttattcgtTTTGATTCAAACCGAAAAATCTGGATATTCATTACTCCacaaagcaaatcaaatactaaaatgcaatatccgttaaaaaaaaagcaaatcacaaatatcaatatttataggaacggatatccaatttgatccgttatatgcatatatatatacatatatttaaagaattatatataagttatatattatagtttatataaatttgaaaatatttttttttaaaataatttcattttaagaattttatttttcatgtattatttgaaaaaaatgtcatttaatattaattaacaatatatttatatatttatcaaccatctttatatacttttacatacacatacacatgCACATTTGAGTaccttataactaagtatttaccacaactgaaatatctaattttttttggaagttgaaatattatttttcttaatgcttctttcactatcgaccaaattgtagtaaagtgatttgtcttaataattttcttttctttttttaactattgtctgtttagaaactataatattaaACTATTGCTTCGACATCAGgactatctaagattcataacatgaaaacaaacaaataatagtaatttttgattatcacaggaaaaaaaaaaccaaaaacatcaaacattttaacagaataaaccaaataaatactGATTTAAAATGCTAGTTATATTTTAGGTGATTAAATACCAAAAAACaacctaaaaccgaaccgatatccagattaaacagattaatgtctccttattaaaaataacgaaactaataatcacattcccgGCAAGGCGCGAGTTATTACCTAGTCCCTAACTAAAGGAGATTCATGTGATAGTGAAAAgaacatttaatatttttttgtcattaacATTAACAgattcatattgactct includes:
- the LOC106410948 gene encoding probable lipid-A-disaccharide synthase, mitochondrial isoform X1, which produces MLRVSKIKLCFPLLTRRFASFKARKKSVIEKAAVDGELRVFIVAGEVSGDNIGSRLMCSLKKLSPLPLRFHGVGGSMMCKQGLTSLFPMEDLAVMGLWELLPHLYKFLYFLRLQVKLKETIDAAAMFKPHVVVTVDSKGFSFRLLKLLRARYNQQHLENSPVHFHYVAPSFWAWKGGESRLGGLSEFVDHLFCILPNEERVCREHGVEATFVGHPLLEDSSVRTCKPQESKLEGLSKYSLPSDSTVISVLPGSRLQEVERMLPIFSKAMKLLQDPFPNLLTLIHVASNCQVDHYIGKSLHRWPVPAILVPSGSNQLKYDAFGVSQAALCTSGTVAVELQLARLPSLVAYRAHFLTELFIRYKAKIPCISLPNILLDSPIIPEALFRACNPSNLALILERLLLDEEMREKQIVAAEKLARLLHPLESGMSSKLVHYSDLDSHRYTPSNLAASTILSYAKR
- the LOC106410948 gene encoding probable lipid-A-disaccharide synthase, mitochondrial isoform X2 — protein: MLRVSKIKLCFPLLTRRFASFKARKKSVIEKAAVDGELRVFIVAGEVSGDNIGSRLMCSLKKLSPLPLRFHGVGGSMMCKQGLTSLFPMEDLAVMGLWELLPHLYKFRVKLKETIDAAAMFKPHVVVTVDSKGFSFRLLKLLRARYNQQHLENSPVHFHYVAPSFWAWKGGESRLGGLSEFVDHLFCILPNEERVCREHGVEATFVGHPLLEDSSVRTCKPQESKLEGLSKYSLPSDSTVISVLPGSRLQEVERMLPIFSKAMKLLQDPFPNLLTLIHVASNCQVDHYIGKSLHRWPVPAILVPSGSNQLKYDAFGVSQAALCTSGTVAVELQLARLPSLVAYRAHFLTELFIRYKAKIPCISLPNILLDSPIIPEALFRACNPSNLALILERLLLDEEMREKQIVAAEKLARLLHPLESGMSSKLVHYSDLDSHRYTPSNLAASTILSYAKR
- the LOC106410951 gene encoding protein-tyrosine-phosphatase IBR5 yields the protein MRKRERENPCSLCGHYHKYEEGEVCGICGHRKPDSSDVAAPQVQLSAFPTEILPEFLYLGSYDNASRSEVLKTQGISRVLNTVPMCQNLYRNSFTYHCLSDEKVLQFDDAIQFLDQCEKDKARVLVHCMSGKSRSPAVVVAYLMKRKGWRLAESHQWVRQRRPTIDITPEFYQQLEAFERTILGSREGMMAAMNINDPPTFGFGFPKVNNNSQAQVPVFNNTSAASIFSSPASSIPQGFTFGAAPPKPTTGDDTIMGGS